The DNA sequence GCCCTCGGCGCCACCCGGCTCGGGCAGGTGGCGGCCCGGGCACTGCGCCGCGAGGGCCAGGGCCAGCCGGCGGCCTGGAGGGGGATGGAGCTCTTCCTGGAGCGGCAGGTGCCGGCCGACTCGCCGGCGCTGGAGGGCGTCTACCGGGCCTTCCGCCAGAACCTGGCCGACGTGCTGGCCACGGCGCGCGGCGCGGGGGCGCGGGTGGTGGTCACCACCGTGCCGACGCGGCTGGTGGGCTGCGCCCCCTTCGGCTCGGCCCACCGGGCCGGCCTCACGCCGGCCGAGCTCGCGGCCTTCGACGCCGCGGTGGCGCTGGGCGACGCGGCGGCGGCGGCGGGGCGCGCCGAGCAGGCCCGGCCGCGCTGGCTCGAGGCCGAGGCGCTCGACCCCGGCCACGCGGCCCTGCAGTACCGGCTGGGCCGGCTGGCGCTGGCGCGGGGCGACGCGGCCGAGGCCCGCACCCGGCTGGAGCGGGCCCGGGACCTCGACACGCTGCGCTTCCGGGCCGACGGCCGGGAGGAGACCATCCTGCGCGAGGTGGCCGCCGAGGCCGGGCCGGGCGTGACCCTGGTGGACGGCGCGGCGGCGGTGGGGGCCGGCAGCCCGGCCGGGCTGGCCGGCGGCGAGGTGCTCTGGGAGCACGTGCACCTCGCCCCGCACGGCGCCTGGCTCCTGGCGAAGGCGCTCCTGCCAGCCGCCCTGGCGGCGGTGCCGGCGGCGCTCCGGGCGGTGGCGGCCGGGCCCACCGGCGCGCCCCCCGTCTCGCTCGACGAGGGCACGGTCTCGGCCCGCCTGGCGCTCACCGGGTTCGACCGGTACCGGGTGGCGAAGGAGGTGCTCGACCGGCTCTCCCGCGCCCCCTTCACCGGCCAGCTCGACCACGCCGAGCACCTGGCCGAGGTGGCCCGGGTGCGCGACCTCGGCGCCGCCGAGCCCTTCGAGGTGACCGAGGCCGGCTACCGGGCGGCGCTGGTGGTGCGGCCACACGACCCCTGGCTCCACCTCGCCCGCGGGGTGCTGCTCGACGACCACGACGTCTTCCTGGCGCGGCGGGGTGGCCGCGACGACGGGCGGGCGGTGGCCTCCTACCGGGCGGCGCTCGAGCGCCTGCCCAGGCTCACCGAGGCCCGCTTCCGCCTGGCCGAGTCGCTCCTGCGGCTGCGGAAGGCGGGCGAGGCGGCGGAGGAGTGCCGGGCGCTCCTGGCGGTGCGGCCGGGCCACGCCGCGGCCGAGCGGACGCTGGGGCAGGCGCTGGCGGCGGCCGGACGCGCCGAGGAGGCGGAGGCCGCCCTGCGGCGGGCCGTGGCCCTCGACCCGGCGGCGCCCACCGGCCGCGGCGCGGCGCTCGACCTGGGGCGGCTGCTCGCGGGGGCGGGGCGGCTGGAGGCGGCGGTGGCGGCGCTGGCGCCGGCGGCGCCGGGGGGCGAGCCCTTCGAGGTGGCGGCGGCCCACTACCTGCGCGGCGTGGCCCTCGGCAAGCTCGGGCGCGGCGCCGAGTCGAAGGCGGCGGTGGAGGCGGCGGCGCAGGCCTACCTGGCCGCCACGGCGGCCCACCCGGAGTCGGCCGAGGCCTGGCACGGGCTGGGGAAGACGCGGGCCGACCTGGGCGACGCGGCCGGGGCCGTGGCGCCGCTCTCGCGGGCGATGGCGCTGCAGCCGCTCCTGGCCGAGGCGCGCCTCCGGCTGGTGCGGGCGCTGGCCGCCGCGGGCCAGGGCGCCGAGGCGGTGGCCCAGGCGCGTCAGGCGGCCGACGACCTGCGCCGGGCCGGGCGGGAGCAGGACGCCCTGGTGTTCGACGCGGAGCGCCGGGCGCTGGAGGCGCCGGCGGCGCGGTGAGGCCGGCCGGGCCGCCGCGACGTTGGCGCACCTGCCCCGGCTGGAGTATGAAACCGGGCTCTCCGCGAGGCTCCCGTGAAGACCCTCACCACCACCGCCCCCGACTTCCCCGCGGCCTGGGCCGCCCTCTGCGCGCGCGGCTCCGACGAGGACGAGGCGCCGGTCCGCCAGGCCGCCGCCCGGGTGGTGGCCGACGTCCGCGCCCGCGGCGACGCCGCCCTGCTGGAGTACACCGTCCGCTGGGACGGCTGGAGGCCCACCTCGGCCGCCGCCCTGCTGCTCGGGCCGAGGGACTTCGCGGCCGCCTGGAGGGCGCTGCCCGCCGCCGGCCGCGCCGCGCTCAGGCTGGCCGCCGACCGGGTGCGGGCCTTCCACGAGCGGGAGCGCGACGCCGAGGTGCCGGCCTACACCGACCGGCTGGGCGCCCGGCTGGCGCAGGTGGTCCGCCCGCTCGAGCGGGTCGGCCTGTACGTGCCGGGCGGCACCGCCCGCTACCCGTCCTCGGTGCTCATGACCGCCATCCCGGCCAAGGTGGGCGGGGTGAAGGAGGTGGTGGTCACCACCCCGGCGCTGAAGGGCTCGGGCGAGGTGGACGCCTGGACGCTGGCCGCCTGCCACGTCTCCAGGGTGTCGTCGCTGGTGAAGGTGGGCGGGGCGCAGGCGGTGGCGGCGCTGGCCTACGGCACCGCCACGGTGCCGGCGGTGGACAAGATCTGCGGGCCGGGCAACGCCTACGTGGCGGCGGCCAAGCGGCTGGTCTTCGGGCAGGTGGACATCGACATGATCGCCGGCCCCAGCGAGATCCTGGTGCTGGCCGACGCCCGCGCCGACGCCGCCCTGGTGGCCAGCGACCTCCTGGCCCAGGCCGAGCACGACGTGCGGGCGGTGGCGGTGCTGGTGACCTGCTCGGCCCGGCTGGCCAGGAAGGTGGAGGCCGAGGTGGCCCGCCAGCTCGAGACGCTGCCGCGCCGCGAGATCGCGGCCCGCTCCATCGAGGAGCGCGGGGCGCTGGTGGTGACGCACGGCATGGCCGAGGCGGTGCGGCTGGCCGACCAGTGGGCCCCGGAGCACCTGGCGCTGCACGTCGACTCGCCGCGCCGGCTGGTGCCGCGCCTCTCCCGCGCCGGCGCCATCTTCGTGGGCGCCTCCACGCCGGAGGCGGTGGGCGACTACCTGGCCGGCCCCAGCCACGTCCTGCCCACGGCCGGCACCGCCCGCTTCGCCTCGCCGCTCTCGGTGGCCACCTTCCGCCGCCGCATGAGCGTGCTCGAGCTCACCCCGCGGGCGCTGGCCGCGGTGGCGCCGGCCGTGCAGGCGCTGGCCGGCGCCGAGGGGCTGGAGGGGCACTGGCGGGCGGTGCGGCTCAGGGTCGAACAGGCGGGGCCGGGGTCGGGGTCGAGGTCGGGGTCGACGTCGAGGTCGGGGTCGGGGTCGGGGTCGAGGTCGAGGTCGGGGTCGAGGTCGGGGTCGGGGTCGAGGTCGGGGTCGGGGTCGGGGTCGAGGTCGAGGTCGAGGGGAGCGCGATGAAGACGGCGAAGAAGGCAGGCAAGCCCACCCAGAAGCCCGGCCGGGGCCGGATCTCCCGCCGGACCAAGGAGACCGACATCACGCTGGCCCTGACCCTGGGGGGCGGGGTGGCCGCCATCCAGACCGGGCTGCCCTTCTTCGACCACATGCTCTCGCAGATCGCCCGGCACGGCGGCCTGGGCCTCGAGGTGCGGGCGGTGGGCGACCTGGAGGTGGACGCCCACCACACCGTGGAGGACGTGGGCATCGCCTTCGGCGAGGCGCTGCGGGTGGCCCTGGGCGACAAGGTCGGCCTGGCCCGCTACGGCCACGCCGTGGTGCCGCTCGACGAGGCGCTGGTGGAGGCGGTGGTGGACCTCTCCGGCCGGCCGCACCTCACCTTCAACGCCCCGCTGGTGA is a window from the Anaeromyxobacter sp. genome containing:
- the hisD gene encoding histidinol dehydrogenase; its protein translation is MKTLTTTAPDFPAAWAALCARGSDEDEAPVRQAAARVVADVRARGDAALLEYTVRWDGWRPTSAAALLLGPRDFAAAWRALPAAGRAALRLAADRVRAFHERERDAEVPAYTDRLGARLAQVVRPLERVGLYVPGGTARYPSSVLMTAIPAKVGGVKEVVVTTPALKGSGEVDAWTLAACHVSRVSSLVKVGGAQAVAALAYGTATVPAVDKICGPGNAYVAAAKRLVFGQVDIDMIAGPSEILVLADARADAALVASDLLAQAEHDVRAVAVLVTCSARLARKVEAEVARQLETLPRREIAARSIEERGALVVTHGMAEAVRLADQWAPEHLALHVDSPRRLVPRLSRAGAIFVGASTPEAVGDYLAGPSHVLPTAGTARFASPLSVATFRRRMSVLELTPRALAAVAPAVQALAGAEGLEGHWRAVRLRVEQAGPGSGSRSGSTSRSGSGSGSRSRSGSRSGSGSRSGSGSGSRSRSRGAR
- the hisB gene encoding imidazoleglycerol-phosphate dehydratase HisB, yielding MKTAKKAGKPTQKPGRGRISRRTKETDITLALTLGGGVAAIQTGLPFFDHMLSQIARHGGLGLEVRAVGDLEVDAHHTVEDVGIAFGEALRVALGDKVGLARYGHAVVPLDEALVEAVVDLSGRPHLTFNAPLVSGKKFIGAYDVDLTQDFFQALVNHARICVHVNVRYGRNLHHVVEATFKAVARALRAALVREGTALPSTKGVL